The Thermobispora bispora DSM 43833 genome window below encodes:
- a CDS encoding rhomboid family intramembrane serine protease, with protein MGDYWPSVPPPPRNPGNRLAHGLGGALGGISLVVLLVAAMWVIEIVDTLLLGQLDQLGIIAQEPYGLPGILFAPFLHAGFGHLMANSVPLLILGSLAAIRGVGKFVTASFLITMVSGIGVWLTSPPNTLTLGASGLVFGYFGYVVARGLFDRRPLDIVLSVIVVLLYSSLLLGVLPVQPGVSWQGHLFGLIGGVLAAWLLRRRRYRPLYY; from the coding sequence ATGGGAGATTACTGGCCGAGCGTCCCGCCTCCGCCGCGGAACCCGGGCAACCGCCTCGCACACGGCCTGGGTGGGGCACTGGGCGGTATCAGCCTGGTGGTCCTGCTCGTGGCGGCGATGTGGGTCATCGAGATCGTCGACACGCTCTTGTTGGGCCAGCTCGATCAGCTCGGCATCATCGCCCAGGAACCGTACGGCCTTCCGGGCATCCTGTTCGCGCCGTTCCTGCACGCCGGGTTCGGCCACCTGATGGCGAACTCGGTGCCGCTGCTCATCCTGGGCTCGCTCGCCGCGATCCGGGGGGTCGGCAAGTTCGTCACGGCGAGCTTCCTGATCACCATGGTGAGCGGGATCGGCGTCTGGCTCACCAGCCCGCCGAACACGCTCACCCTGGGTGCGAGCGGCCTGGTGTTCGGGTACTTCGGCTATGTCGTGGCCCGGGGCCTGTTCGACCGGCGGCCGCTCGACATCGTCCTGAGCGTGATCGTCGTCCTGCTGTACTCGTCGCTCCTGCTGGGCGTGCTGCCCGTGCAGCCGGGCGTCTCCTGGCAGGGCCACCTCTTCGGCCTCATCGGCGGTGTGCTCGCCGCCTGGCTGCTGCGCAGACGGCGATACCGGCCCCTCTACTACTGA
- the serC gene encoding phosphoserine transaminase — MADIVIPADIKPADGRFGSGPSKVRPEQLAALAASGASVLGTSHRQKPVKSLIARIKAGLTELFSLPDGYRVVLGNGGTTAFWEIAAFGLIRQKSQHLKFGEFSSKFTKVAQKAPWLSEPTVIESEPGSHPTPVAEEGVDVYALTHNETSTGVAMPIKRVADDDSLVLVDATSAAGGLPVSAEEFDVYYFAPQKCFASDGGLWIALMSPKALERAAEIAGSGRYIPEFFSLPTAIDNSQKDQTYNTPSVATLFLLAEQIDWMNSQGGLAWTTARCADSASRLYTWAEKTSYTTPFVADPAQRSNVVGTIDFVDGVDAATVAKVLRANGIVDTEPYRKLGRNQLRIAMFPAIDPADIEALTACIDYVVERL, encoded by the coding sequence GTGGCTGACATAGTGATTCCCGCCGACATCAAGCCCGCGGACGGCCGGTTCGGCTCCGGGCCCTCCAAGGTACGCCCCGAGCAGCTCGCAGCCCTCGCCGCGTCGGGGGCGAGCGTGCTCGGAACGTCCCACCGCCAGAAGCCGGTCAAGAGCCTGATCGCCCGGATCAAGGCCGGGCTCACCGAGCTGTTCTCGCTGCCCGACGGATACCGGGTCGTCCTCGGCAACGGCGGAACCACCGCGTTCTGGGAGATCGCCGCGTTCGGGCTGATCAGGCAGAAGTCTCAGCACCTGAAGTTCGGCGAGTTCTCCAGCAAGTTCACCAAGGTGGCGCAGAAGGCGCCGTGGCTGAGCGAGCCCACGGTGATCGAATCGGAACCCGGCAGCCACCCGACGCCCGTCGCCGAGGAGGGCGTCGACGTCTACGCGCTCACCCACAACGAGACCTCGACCGGCGTCGCCATGCCGATCAAGCGCGTCGCCGATGACGACTCGCTCGTGCTCGTCGACGCGACCAGCGCCGCCGGCGGCCTGCCCGTGAGCGCCGAGGAGTTCGACGTCTACTACTTCGCGCCGCAGAAGTGCTTCGCCTCCGACGGCGGCCTGTGGATCGCGCTGATGTCGCCGAAGGCGCTGGAGCGCGCCGCGGAGATCGCCGGCAGCGGGCGGTACATCCCCGAGTTCTTCAGCCTGCCGACCGCGATCGACAACTCGCAGAAGGACCAGACCTACAACACGCCGTCCGTCGCGACGCTCTTCCTGCTCGCCGAGCAGATCGACTGGATGAACTCCCAGGGCGGCCTGGCGTGGACCACGGCCCGTTGCGCCGACTCGGCGTCGCGGCTGTACACGTGGGCGGAGAAGACCTCCTACACCACGCCGTTCGTGGCCGACCCGGCCCAGCGGTCCAACGTCGTCGGCACCATCGACTTCGTCGATGGGGTGGACGCCGCCACCGTGGCCAAGGTCCTCCGGGCGAACGGCATCGTCGACACCGAGCCCTACCGCAAGCTCGGCCGCAACCAGCTCCGCATCGCGATGTTCCCGGCGATCGACCCCGCCGACATCGAGGCGCTGACCGCCTGCATCGACTACGTGGTCGAGCGGCTCTGA